One window of Papio anubis isolate 15944 chromosome 10, Panubis1.0, whole genome shotgun sequence genomic DNA carries:
- the LOC103876647 gene encoding uncharacterized protein LOC103876647 isoform X5 codes for MNRFRSPGTCWCGNREANVFADRRAAGAASGRKPRRGRRGRDAVTHRDGRGWTDAETECSQEAPGGARFAGLINQGLTCYLNALLQCLFLTPEFRDRIQEKPWTSEPEQALGQIFRGLQRRCGPVPTSALTTCLGLHSSVQQDVAEVFLLLLQHLGRDELQEVFQSEVEKIIQCLVCGHEEHIPSGGRMLILPLASHTQLCGLEGAGQKPGKPANPSSGVSQETRFLRLPKVLILQVRELTFENGRFHKIQKPINIAQVLKLHTSPRELTLPKCKASHSGTLTPNPEQRVYHLYAMCCHSGDCSGGHYTALAQPPGRAEWFRFNDQQVHCVGPEFPLHHTFRSETPYLLLYRCQDTEDRCVPVWSRGWQEPEAPGPDNGDMRTMTDVAVPKEKVPCPGVEGETLNTDSATVCWGGHSQSLSPLQDDKPICHRQSPAKKYRRDMEPGLGDRGRASEHVDEEGPKAPLPGEQGEARGLPCGPQCSPEEELPAMGMRSSVAEDQALSHPVQGPAQPGKTRQPAVLEEMQGSDTSEPGGQRGSRGLRSKDGGAEAAREGVRLLGDREAEVMATRERGVEVAKEGGQLLRDGGLEAVASREGGGEAVAAREGEVEAVAAREGGVEAVAAREGGAEAMATREGRGEAVAAREGGAEAMAAREGGVEAMATREGGAEAVATREGRGEAVATREGGVEAMATREGCPSEMEEGRCQASSVLLW; via the exons ATGAATCGCTTTCGTTCGCCGG GGACATGCTGGTGTGGAAACCGTGAGGCAAACGTATTTGCTGACCGGCGCGCCGCAGGTGCTGCCTCGGGCAGGAAGCCTCGCCGTGGCCGCCGGGGCCGTGATGCCGTGACCCACAGAGACGGTCGTG GCTGGACAGATGCGGAGACCGAGTGCAGCCAGGAGGCTCCAG GTGGAGCCCGCTTTGCGGGTCTCATCAATCAAGGCCTCACCTGCTACCTCAACGCCCTCCTGCAGTGTCTCTTTCTGACGCCTGAATTCCGAGACAG GATCCAGGAGAAGCCTTGGACCTCCGAGCCCGAGCAGGCTCTTGGCCAGATCTTCAGGGGGCTGCAGAGGCGGTGTGGACCTGTGCCAACGAGTGCCCTCACCACCTGCCTGGGTCTGCACA GCTCCGTCCAGCAGGACGTGGCTGAGGTGTTTCTGCTTCTGCTCCAGCACCTGGGCCGGGATGAATTGCAGGAG GTGTTCCAGAGTGAGGTGGAGAAAATCATCCAGTGCTTGGTGTGCGGCCATGAGGAGCACATCCCATCGGGAGGCAGGATGCTGATCCTGCCCCTGGCTTCCCACACCCAGCTCTGTGGCTTGGAGGGGGCTGGGCAGAAACCTGGCAAGCCAGCCAATCCGTCTAGTGGAGTTTCCCAG GAGACACGCTTCCTGCGGCTCCCGAAGGTCCTGATTCTGCAAGTCAGGGAGCTGACATTTGAAAACGGGAGGTTTCACAAAATTCAGAAGCCTATCAACATTGCCCAGGTGCTGAAACTGCACACCAGCCCCAGAGAACTGACGTTGCCTAAGTGTAAAGCTTCCCACAGTGGCACACTCACCCCCAACCCG GAGCAGAGGGTCTACCACCTCTACGCCATGTGCTGCCACTCGGGAGACTGCAGCGGGGGCCACTACACAGCCCTGGCCCAGCCCCCCGGCAGGGCGGAGTGGTTCCGCTTCAATGACCAGCAGGTGCACTGT GTGGGGCCGGAATTCCCTCTGCACCACACGTTCAG GTCTGAGACCCCGTACCTACTGCTGTATCGCTGTCAGGACACTGAAGACAGGTGCGTCCCTGTCTGGTCTCGTGGGTG GCAGGAGCCAGAGGCACCCGGGCCTGACAATGGGGATATGAGAACCATGACAGATGTAGCTGTTCCAAAGGAGAAGGTGCCTTGTCCAGGAGTGGAGGGAGAGACCCTCAACACAGACTCTGCCACAGTCTGCTGGGGAGGACACAGCCAGAGCCTCTCTCCTCTCCAGGACGACAAGCCCATCTGCCACAGACAGAGTCCTGCCAAGAAGTACAG GAGGGACATGGAGCCTGGCCTTGGGGACAGGGGCAGAGCCTCAGAGCACGTGGATGAGGAGGGCCCTAAAGCACCTCTACCAGGGGAGCAGGGGGAGGCCCGAGGCCTGCCCTGCGGCCCCCAGTGTAGCCCCGAAGAGGAACTCCCTGCCATGGGAATGAGGAGCTCGGTAGCTGAAGACCAAGCCCTGTCCCACCCTGTGCAGGGCCCGGCACAGCCTGGAAAGACAC GCCAGCCTGCTGTCCTGGAGGAAATGCAAGGCTCAGACACCAGCGAGCCAGGTGGTCAAAGGGGCTCCCGAG GCCTCAGGAGCAAAGATGGAGGAGCAGAGGCTGCCAGAGAAGGAGTCCGGCTCCTCGGAGACAGAGAAGCAGAAGTCATGGCCACCAGAGAAAGAGGAGTGGAGGTTGCCAAAGAAGGGGGCCAGCTCCTCAGAGACGGAGGATTGGAAGCTGTGGCCtccagagaaggaggaggggaggccgTGGCTGCCAGAGAAGGAGAAGTGGAGGCCGTGGCAGCCAGAGAAGGAGGAGTGGAGGCCGTGGCAGCCAGAGAAGGAGGAGCGGAGGCCATGGCCaccagagaaggaagaggggaggccGTGGCAGCCAGAGAAG GAGGAGCAGAGGCCATGGCAGCCAGAGAAGGAGGAGTGGAGGCCATGGCCACCAGAGAAGGAGGAGCAGAGGCCGTGGCCaccagagaaggaagaggggaagctGTGGCCACCAGAGAAGGAGGAGTGGAGGCCATGGCCACCAGAGAAGGCTGCCCCtcagagatggaggaagggaggtgCCAGGCTTCAAG CGTCCTGCTTTGGTGA
- the LOC103876647 gene encoding ubiquitin carboxyl-terminal hydrolase 47-like isoform X16, with amino-acid sequence MNRFRSPGTCWCGNREANVFADRRAAGAASGRKPRRGRRGRDAVTHRDGRGWTDAETECSQEAPGGARFAGLINQGLTCYLNALLQCLFLTPEFRDRIQEKPWTSEPEQALGQIFRGLQRRCGPVPTSALTTCLGLHSSVQQDVAEVFLLLLQHLGRDELQEVFQSEVEKIIQCLVCGHEEHIPSGGRMLILPLASHTQLCGLEGAGQKPGKPANPSSGVSQDTEVLSFSLIQKFDDEDNRFFCEPCNAKTPASEETRFLRLPKVLILQVRELTFENGRFHKIQKPINIAQVLKLHTSPRELTLPKCKASHSGTLTPNPEQRVYHLYAMCCHSGDCSGGHYTALAQPPGRAEWFRFNDQQVHCVGPEFPLHHTFRSETPYLLLYRCQDTEDRCVPVWSRGWQEPEAPGPDNGDMRTMTDVAVPKEKVPCPGVEGETLNTDSATVCWGGHSQSLSPLQDDKPICHRQSPAKKYSVLLW; translated from the exons ATGAATCGCTTTCGTTCGCCGG GGACATGCTGGTGTGGAAACCGTGAGGCAAACGTATTTGCTGACCGGCGCGCCGCAGGTGCTGCCTCGGGCAGGAAGCCTCGCCGTGGCCGCCGGGGCCGTGATGCCGTGACCCACAGAGACGGTCGTG GCTGGACAGATGCGGAGACCGAGTGCAGCCAGGAGGCTCCAG GTGGAGCCCGCTTTGCGGGTCTCATCAATCAAGGCCTCACCTGCTACCTCAACGCCCTCCTGCAGTGTCTCTTTCTGACGCCTGAATTCCGAGACAG GATCCAGGAGAAGCCTTGGACCTCCGAGCCCGAGCAGGCTCTTGGCCAGATCTTCAGGGGGCTGCAGAGGCGGTGTGGACCTGTGCCAACGAGTGCCCTCACCACCTGCCTGGGTCTGCACA GCTCCGTCCAGCAGGACGTGGCTGAGGTGTTTCTGCTTCTGCTCCAGCACCTGGGCCGGGATGAATTGCAGGAG GTGTTCCAGAGTGAGGTGGAGAAAATCATCCAGTGCTTGGTGTGCGGCCATGAGGAGCACATCCCATCGGGAGGCAGGATGCTGATCCTGCCCCTGGCTTCCCACACCCAGCTCTGTGGCTTGGAGGGGGCTGGGCAGAAACCTGGCAAGCCAGCCAATCCGTCTAGTGGAGTTTCCCAG GACACAGAGGTGCTGAGTTTCTCTCTAATCCAGAAATTTGATGATGAAGACAATCGGTTCTTCTGTGAGCCCTGTAATGCCAAGACCCCCGCCTCTGAG GAGACACGCTTCCTGCGGCTCCCGAAGGTCCTGATTCTGCAAGTCAGGGAGCTGACATTTGAAAACGGGAGGTTTCACAAAATTCAGAAGCCTATCAACATTGCCCAGGTGCTGAAACTGCACACCAGCCCCAGAGAACTGACGTTGCCTAAGTGTAAAGCTTCCCACAGTGGCACACTCACCCCCAACCCG GAGCAGAGGGTCTACCACCTCTACGCCATGTGCTGCCACTCGGGAGACTGCAGCGGGGGCCACTACACAGCCCTGGCCCAGCCCCCCGGCAGGGCGGAGTGGTTCCGCTTCAATGACCAGCAGGTGCACTGT GTGGGGCCGGAATTCCCTCTGCACCACACGTTCAG GTCTGAGACCCCGTACCTACTGCTGTATCGCTGTCAGGACACTGAAGACAGGTGCGTCCCTGTCTGGTCTCGTGGGTG GCAGGAGCCAGAGGCACCCGGGCCTGACAATGGGGATATGAGAACCATGACAGATGTAGCTGTTCCAAAGGAGAAGGTGCCTTGTCCAGGAGTGGAGGGAGAGACCCTCAACACAGACTCTGCCACAGTCTGCTGGGGAGGACACAGCCAGAGCCTCTCTCCTCTCCAGGACGACAAGCCCATCTGCCACAGACAGAGTCCTGCCAAGAAGTACAG CGTCCTGCTTTGGTGA
- the LOC103876647 gene encoding uncharacterized protein LOC103876647 isoform X15: MRRPSAARRLQCLFLTPEFRDRIQEKPWTSEPEQALGQIFRGLQRRCGPVPTSALTTCLGLHSSVQQDVAEVFLLLLQHLGRDELQEVFQSEVEKIIQCLVCGHEEHIPSGGRMLILPLASHTQLCGLEGAGQKPGKPANPSSGVSQDTEVLSFSLIQKFDDEDNRFFCEPCNAKTPASEETRFLRLPKVLILQVRELTFENGRFHKIQKPINIAQVLKLHTSPRELTLPKCKASHSGTLTPNPEQRVYHLYAMCCHSGDCSGGHYTALAQPPGRAEWFRFNDQQVHCVGPEFPLHHTFRSETPYLLLYRCQDTEDRCVPVWSRGWQEPEAPGPDNGDMRTMTDVAVPKEKVPCPGVEGETLNTDSATVCWGGHSQSLSPLQDDKPICHRQSPAKKYRRDMEPGLGDRGRASEHVDEEGPKAPLPGEQGEARGLPCGPQCSPEEELPAMGMRSSVAEDQALSHPVQGPAQPGKTRQPAVLEEMQGSDTSEPGGQRGSRGLRSKDGGAEAAREGVRLLGDREAEVMATRERGVEVAKEGGQLLRDGGLEAVASREGGGEAVAAREGEVEAVAAREGGVEAVAAREGGAEAMATREGRGEAVAAREGGAEAMAAREGGVEAMATREGGAEAVATREGRGEAVATREGGVEAMATREGCPSEMEEGRCQASSVLLW; this comes from the exons ATGCGGAGACCGAGTGCAGCCAGGAGGCTCCAG TGTCTCTTTCTGACGCCTGAATTCCGAGACAG GATCCAGGAGAAGCCTTGGACCTCCGAGCCCGAGCAGGCTCTTGGCCAGATCTTCAGGGGGCTGCAGAGGCGGTGTGGACCTGTGCCAACGAGTGCCCTCACCACCTGCCTGGGTCTGCACA GCTCCGTCCAGCAGGACGTGGCTGAGGTGTTTCTGCTTCTGCTCCAGCACCTGGGCCGGGATGAATTGCAGGAG GTGTTCCAGAGTGAGGTGGAGAAAATCATCCAGTGCTTGGTGTGCGGCCATGAGGAGCACATCCCATCGGGAGGCAGGATGCTGATCCTGCCCCTGGCTTCCCACACCCAGCTCTGTGGCTTGGAGGGGGCTGGGCAGAAACCTGGCAAGCCAGCCAATCCGTCTAGTGGAGTTTCCCAG GACACAGAGGTGCTGAGTTTCTCTCTAATCCAGAAATTTGATGATGAAGACAATCGGTTCTTCTGTGAGCCCTGTAATGCCAAGACCCCCGCCTCTGAG GAGACACGCTTCCTGCGGCTCCCGAAGGTCCTGATTCTGCAAGTCAGGGAGCTGACATTTGAAAACGGGAGGTTTCACAAAATTCAGAAGCCTATCAACATTGCCCAGGTGCTGAAACTGCACACCAGCCCCAGAGAACTGACGTTGCCTAAGTGTAAAGCTTCCCACAGTGGCACACTCACCCCCAACCCG GAGCAGAGGGTCTACCACCTCTACGCCATGTGCTGCCACTCGGGAGACTGCAGCGGGGGCCACTACACAGCCCTGGCCCAGCCCCCCGGCAGGGCGGAGTGGTTCCGCTTCAATGACCAGCAGGTGCACTGT GTGGGGCCGGAATTCCCTCTGCACCACACGTTCAG GTCTGAGACCCCGTACCTACTGCTGTATCGCTGTCAGGACACTGAAGACAGGTGCGTCCCTGTCTGGTCTCGTGGGTG GCAGGAGCCAGAGGCACCCGGGCCTGACAATGGGGATATGAGAACCATGACAGATGTAGCTGTTCCAAAGGAGAAGGTGCCTTGTCCAGGAGTGGAGGGAGAGACCCTCAACACAGACTCTGCCACAGTCTGCTGGGGAGGACACAGCCAGAGCCTCTCTCCTCTCCAGGACGACAAGCCCATCTGCCACAGACAGAGTCCTGCCAAGAAGTACAG GAGGGACATGGAGCCTGGCCTTGGGGACAGGGGCAGAGCCTCAGAGCACGTGGATGAGGAGGGCCCTAAAGCACCTCTACCAGGGGAGCAGGGGGAGGCCCGAGGCCTGCCCTGCGGCCCCCAGTGTAGCCCCGAAGAGGAACTCCCTGCCATGGGAATGAGGAGCTCGGTAGCTGAAGACCAAGCCCTGTCCCACCCTGTGCAGGGCCCGGCACAGCCTGGAAAGACAC GCCAGCCTGCTGTCCTGGAGGAAATGCAAGGCTCAGACACCAGCGAGCCAGGTGGTCAAAGGGGCTCCCGAG GCCTCAGGAGCAAAGATGGAGGAGCAGAGGCTGCCAGAGAAGGAGTCCGGCTCCTCGGAGACAGAGAAGCAGAAGTCATGGCCACCAGAGAAAGAGGAGTGGAGGTTGCCAAAGAAGGGGGCCAGCTCCTCAGAGACGGAGGATTGGAAGCTGTGGCCtccagagaaggaggaggggaggccgTGGCTGCCAGAGAAGGAGAAGTGGAGGCCGTGGCAGCCAGAGAAGGAGGAGTGGAGGCCGTGGCAGCCAGAGAAGGAGGAGCGGAGGCCATGGCCaccagagaaggaagaggggaggccGTGGCAGCCAGAGAAG GAGGAGCAGAGGCCATGGCAGCCAGAGAAGGAGGAGTGGAGGCCATGGCCACCAGAGAAGGAGGAGCAGAGGCCGTGGCCaccagagaaggaagaggggaagctGTGGCCACCAGAGAAGGAGGAGTGGAGGCCATGGCCACCAGAGAAGGCTGCCCCtcagagatggaggaagggaggtgCCAGGCTTCAAG CGTCCTGCTTTGGTGA
- the LOC103876647 gene encoding uncharacterized protein LOC103876647 isoform X12, with translation MGPGWMLSSREPRASLPAPATQTGLPSMACGSSTLWASIPGMEPLRQVLQKAKAVALYCSGPLWALKHFVTTGWTDAETECSQEAPGGARFAGLINQGLTCYLNALLQCLFLTPEFRDRIQEKPWTSEPEQALGQIFRGLQRRCGPVPTSALTTCLGLHSSVQQDVAEVFLLLLQHLGRDELQEVFQSEVEKIIQCLVCGHEEHIPSGGRMLILPLASHTQLCGLEGAGQKPGKPANPSSGVSQDTEVLSFSLIQKFDDEDNRFFCEPCNAKTPASEETRFLRLPKVLILQVRELTFENGRFHKIQKPINIAQVLKLHTSPRELTLPKCKASHSGTLTPNPEQRVYHLYAMCCHSGDCSGGHYTALAQPPGRAEWFRFNDQQVHCVGPEFPLHHTFRSETPYLLLYRCQDTEDRCVPVWSRGWQEPEAPGPDNGDMRTMTDVAVPKEKVPCPGVEGETLNTDSATVCWGGHSQSLSPLQDDKPICHRQSPAKKYRRDMEPGLGDRGRASEHVDEEGPKAPLPGEQGEARGLPCGPQCSPEEELPAMGMRSSVAEDQALSHPVQGPAQPGKTRQPAVLEEMQGSDTSEPGGQRGSRGLRSKDGGAEAAREGVRLLGDREAEVMATRERGVEVAKEGGQLLRDGGLEAVASREGGGEAVAAREGEVEAVAAREGGVEAVAAREGGAEAMATREGRGEAVAAREGGAEAMAAREGGVEAMATREGGAEAVATREGRGEAVATREGGVEAMATREGCPSEMEEGRCQASSVLLW, from the exons ATGGGCCCGGGGTGGATGCTGAGCTCCAGGGAACCCAGAGCTTCTCTCCCAGCACCTGCCACCCAGACAGGACTTCCCTCAATGGCCTGCGGCAGCAGCACCCTCTGGGCAAGCATACCTGGAATGGAGCCGCTGCGGCAGGTTCTGCAAAAGGCGAAAGCAGTTGCGCTGTACTGCTCGGGGCCCCTGTGGGCACTGAAGCATTTTGTCACCACAGGCTGGACAGATGCGGAGACCGAGTGCAGCCAGGAGGCTCCAG GTGGAGCCCGCTTTGCGGGTCTCATCAATCAAGGCCTCACCTGCTACCTCAACGCCCTCCTGCAGTGTCTCTTTCTGACGCCTGAATTCCGAGACAG GATCCAGGAGAAGCCTTGGACCTCCGAGCCCGAGCAGGCTCTTGGCCAGATCTTCAGGGGGCTGCAGAGGCGGTGTGGACCTGTGCCAACGAGTGCCCTCACCACCTGCCTGGGTCTGCACA GCTCCGTCCAGCAGGACGTGGCTGAGGTGTTTCTGCTTCTGCTCCAGCACCTGGGCCGGGATGAATTGCAGGAG GTGTTCCAGAGTGAGGTGGAGAAAATCATCCAGTGCTTGGTGTGCGGCCATGAGGAGCACATCCCATCGGGAGGCAGGATGCTGATCCTGCCCCTGGCTTCCCACACCCAGCTCTGTGGCTTGGAGGGGGCTGGGCAGAAACCTGGCAAGCCAGCCAATCCGTCTAGTGGAGTTTCCCAG GACACAGAGGTGCTGAGTTTCTCTCTAATCCAGAAATTTGATGATGAAGACAATCGGTTCTTCTGTGAGCCCTGTAATGCCAAGACCCCCGCCTCTGAG GAGACACGCTTCCTGCGGCTCCCGAAGGTCCTGATTCTGCAAGTCAGGGAGCTGACATTTGAAAACGGGAGGTTTCACAAAATTCAGAAGCCTATCAACATTGCCCAGGTGCTGAAACTGCACACCAGCCCCAGAGAACTGACGTTGCCTAAGTGTAAAGCTTCCCACAGTGGCACACTCACCCCCAACCCG GAGCAGAGGGTCTACCACCTCTACGCCATGTGCTGCCACTCGGGAGACTGCAGCGGGGGCCACTACACAGCCCTGGCCCAGCCCCCCGGCAGGGCGGAGTGGTTCCGCTTCAATGACCAGCAGGTGCACTGT GTGGGGCCGGAATTCCCTCTGCACCACACGTTCAG GTCTGAGACCCCGTACCTACTGCTGTATCGCTGTCAGGACACTGAAGACAGGTGCGTCCCTGTCTGGTCTCGTGGGTG GCAGGAGCCAGAGGCACCCGGGCCTGACAATGGGGATATGAGAACCATGACAGATGTAGCTGTTCCAAAGGAGAAGGTGCCTTGTCCAGGAGTGGAGGGAGAGACCCTCAACACAGACTCTGCCACAGTCTGCTGGGGAGGACACAGCCAGAGCCTCTCTCCTCTCCAGGACGACAAGCCCATCTGCCACAGACAGAGTCCTGCCAAGAAGTACAG GAGGGACATGGAGCCTGGCCTTGGGGACAGGGGCAGAGCCTCAGAGCACGTGGATGAGGAGGGCCCTAAAGCACCTCTACCAGGGGAGCAGGGGGAGGCCCGAGGCCTGCCCTGCGGCCCCCAGTGTAGCCCCGAAGAGGAACTCCCTGCCATGGGAATGAGGAGCTCGGTAGCTGAAGACCAAGCCCTGTCCCACCCTGTGCAGGGCCCGGCACAGCCTGGAAAGACAC GCCAGCCTGCTGTCCTGGAGGAAATGCAAGGCTCAGACACCAGCGAGCCAGGTGGTCAAAGGGGCTCCCGAG GCCTCAGGAGCAAAGATGGAGGAGCAGAGGCTGCCAGAGAAGGAGTCCGGCTCCTCGGAGACAGAGAAGCAGAAGTCATGGCCACCAGAGAAAGAGGAGTGGAGGTTGCCAAAGAAGGGGGCCAGCTCCTCAGAGACGGAGGATTGGAAGCTGTGGCCtccagagaaggaggaggggaggccgTGGCTGCCAGAGAAGGAGAAGTGGAGGCCGTGGCAGCCAGAGAAGGAGGAGTGGAGGCCGTGGCAGCCAGAGAAGGAGGAGCGGAGGCCATGGCCaccagagaaggaagaggggaggccGTGGCAGCCAGAGAAG GAGGAGCAGAGGCCATGGCAGCCAGAGAAGGAGGAGTGGAGGCCATGGCCACCAGAGAAGGAGGAGCAGAGGCCGTGGCCaccagagaaggaagaggggaagctGTGGCCACCAGAGAAGGAGGAGTGGAGGCCATGGCCACCAGAGAAGGCTGCCCCtcagagatggaggaagggaggtgCCAGGCTTCAAG CGTCCTGCTTTGGTGA
- the LOC103876647 gene encoding uncharacterized protein LOC103876647 isoform X10, producing the protein MNRFRSPGTCWCGNREANVFADRRAAGAASGRKPRRGRRGRDAVTHRDGRGWTDAETECSQEAPGGARFAGLINQGLTCYLNALLQCLFLTPEFRDRIQEKPWTSEPEQALGQIFRGLQRRCGPVPTSALTTCLGLHSSVQQDVAEVFLLLLQHLGRDELQEVFQSEVEKIIQCLVCGHEEHIPSGGRMLILPLASHTQLCGLEGAGQKPGKPANPSSGVSQVGPEFPLHHTFRSETPYLLLYRCQDTEDRCVPVWSRGWQEPEAPGPDNGDMRTMTDVAVPKEKVPCPGVEGETLNTDSATVCWGGHSQSLSPLQDDKPICHRQSPAKKYRRDMEPGLGDRGRASEHVDEEGPKAPLPGEQGEARGLPCGPQCSPEEELPAMGMRSSVAEDQALSHPVQGPAQPGKTRQPAVLEEMQGSDTSEPGGQRGSRGLRSKDGGAEAAREGVRLLGDREAEVMATRERGVEVAKEGGQLLRDGGLEAVASREGGGEAVAAREGEVEAVAAREGGVEAVAAREGGAEAMATREGRGEAVAAREGGAEAMAAREGGVEAMATREGGAEAVATREGRGEAVATREGGVEAMATREGCPSEMEEGRCQASSVLLW; encoded by the exons ATGAATCGCTTTCGTTCGCCGG GGACATGCTGGTGTGGAAACCGTGAGGCAAACGTATTTGCTGACCGGCGCGCCGCAGGTGCTGCCTCGGGCAGGAAGCCTCGCCGTGGCCGCCGGGGCCGTGATGCCGTGACCCACAGAGACGGTCGTG GCTGGACAGATGCGGAGACCGAGTGCAGCCAGGAGGCTCCAG GTGGAGCCCGCTTTGCGGGTCTCATCAATCAAGGCCTCACCTGCTACCTCAACGCCCTCCTGCAGTGTCTCTTTCTGACGCCTGAATTCCGAGACAG GATCCAGGAGAAGCCTTGGACCTCCGAGCCCGAGCAGGCTCTTGGCCAGATCTTCAGGGGGCTGCAGAGGCGGTGTGGACCTGTGCCAACGAGTGCCCTCACCACCTGCCTGGGTCTGCACA GCTCCGTCCAGCAGGACGTGGCTGAGGTGTTTCTGCTTCTGCTCCAGCACCTGGGCCGGGATGAATTGCAGGAG GTGTTCCAGAGTGAGGTGGAGAAAATCATCCAGTGCTTGGTGTGCGGCCATGAGGAGCACATCCCATCGGGAGGCAGGATGCTGATCCTGCCCCTGGCTTCCCACACCCAGCTCTGTGGCTTGGAGGGGGCTGGGCAGAAACCTGGCAAGCCAGCCAATCCGTCTAGTGGAGTTTCCCAG GTGGGGCCGGAATTCCCTCTGCACCACACGTTCAG GTCTGAGACCCCGTACCTACTGCTGTATCGCTGTCAGGACACTGAAGACAGGTGCGTCCCTGTCTGGTCTCGTGGGTG GCAGGAGCCAGAGGCACCCGGGCCTGACAATGGGGATATGAGAACCATGACAGATGTAGCTGTTCCAAAGGAGAAGGTGCCTTGTCCAGGAGTGGAGGGAGAGACCCTCAACACAGACTCTGCCACAGTCTGCTGGGGAGGACACAGCCAGAGCCTCTCTCCTCTCCAGGACGACAAGCCCATCTGCCACAGACAGAGTCCTGCCAAGAAGTACAG GAGGGACATGGAGCCTGGCCTTGGGGACAGGGGCAGAGCCTCAGAGCACGTGGATGAGGAGGGCCCTAAAGCACCTCTACCAGGGGAGCAGGGGGAGGCCCGAGGCCTGCCCTGCGGCCCCCAGTGTAGCCCCGAAGAGGAACTCCCTGCCATGGGAATGAGGAGCTCGGTAGCTGAAGACCAAGCCCTGTCCCACCCTGTGCAGGGCCCGGCACAGCCTGGAAAGACAC GCCAGCCTGCTGTCCTGGAGGAAATGCAAGGCTCAGACACCAGCGAGCCAGGTGGTCAAAGGGGCTCCCGAG GCCTCAGGAGCAAAGATGGAGGAGCAGAGGCTGCCAGAGAAGGAGTCCGGCTCCTCGGAGACAGAGAAGCAGAAGTCATGGCCACCAGAGAAAGAGGAGTGGAGGTTGCCAAAGAAGGGGGCCAGCTCCTCAGAGACGGAGGATTGGAAGCTGTGGCCtccagagaaggaggaggggaggccgTGGCTGCCAGAGAAGGAGAAGTGGAGGCCGTGGCAGCCAGAGAAGGAGGAGTGGAGGCCGTGGCAGCCAGAGAAGGAGGAGCGGAGGCCATGGCCaccagagaaggaagaggggaggccGTGGCAGCCAGAGAAG GAGGAGCAGAGGCCATGGCAGCCAGAGAAGGAGGAGTGGAGGCCATGGCCACCAGAGAAGGAGGAGCAGAGGCCGTGGCCaccagagaaggaagaggggaagctGTGGCCACCAGAGAAGGAGGAGTGGAGGCCATGGCCACCAGAGAAGGCTGCCCCtcagagatggaggaagggaggtgCCAGGCTTCAAG CGTCCTGCTTTGGTGA